TAATGCAATCAACTTTTCAGTGAATGCTGGTTTCGTTGGAGGAGGTAGATTACTAATCTCACTTTTAAGCATGGAAACAACAATAGATACAGTTGGCCTATCTTGAGCAAATTCTTGCACACACAACAACCCAACTTGTATGCATCTCAAAATCTCTATTTCAAAGCAAGGCTCATATATCACTGGGTTTATTAATGCTATAGCATTGTCTGCATTCCACAATTTTCATGCCtgaaaaaagtgaaaacagGACTGAAATTATCACCACCAAtaccaaaaattattaaagaacaaaaagcaatggacatttaaaaaaacaatgagGCAATTAAATGACTTACAAGTCCTAAAAGGCTTTGGGACTGCTCATCATTATAAAAGCTAGTGTTTCTTCTTCCACTAACTATCTCTAGTAACAACACTCCAAAGCTGAAGACATCTGATTTTTCCGAAAATCGGCCTTCCATTGCATATTCAGGAGACATATAgccactaaattttaacaaatagtACATCCAAAACTTGTCATCAATAATATTAGTATCAGTATCTAATTGAAATGTTCAAACCAAAAGCTACTTACTAAGTTCCAACGACCCTATTAGTATTGGCCTGGTCTTCATCACTTCCAAAAATCCTAGCCATACCAAAATctgatatttttggatttagCTCTTTATCTAACAGGATGTTACTTGCCTTTAGATCTCTATGAATAATCCGTAATCTAGAATCCCTATGAAGGTAGAGTAGACCTCGACCAATTCCCTCAATAATGTTAAAGCGTTTTTTCCAATCTAGTAGTCTTTCTTTGTGTGGATCTAATgaatttaaacaaaagaaaaaaaaatgaaagaaagtgcTGATTAAATCTACAAGGTGAATGAACATGAACTTTGCAAAATTTCTTTTGGTGGAAGTCATCAGAAAACTATTTCAAGTGAAGTACGtgcacaaaattaaaagaagaagtaaaatatttttgtaataaaaaatggtttcaAAATTAACTAACCGAAGAGAAATGCATCAAGACTTTTGTTTGGCATGTATTCATATAACAACATCCTTTCTTCTCCTTCAACACAGCAGCCAAGGAGTCTAACAAGATTCCGATGTTGGAGTTTAGAAATTACTACCACCTCATTCATAAATTCTTCTAACCCTTGGGCAGAGGTTCTAGAAAGTCTTTTCACTGCAATTTCTTGTCCATCTGACAGTTTTCCCtagaaaaaaacccaaatcattaACTACATATTCAtagtatttgaaaataaaactttagaaGAGCAACCATTACCTTGTATACGGGACCAAATCCACCTTGACCAAGCTTGCTAGATAGATGGAAGTCGTTTGTTGCTCTCACCAGCATCTCAAAATTGAATAGTGGGAGCTCCTGGACTTGGTTCAGGTTGTCACTAGGAAAAGGTGTATGTGATTCCTCATTTCCTTTTAATCTCCTTGCTGAATTCGACTAAAGTTGTGATCAATctgaaatatatacaaaaatttccTAGTGGTGTTATTTTAGTTGAAATATTACCTTTTTGTTTAGCCAGGATCCTCTTCCACAATCTGTTAACGCAGAATGAAATGGTCATTCCTATGATCACAGTGAttctgacaatttttttcacttctCGCTTTGTATCTGTAAATCAGAAAAAAACTATTacattaattcaaataaaacaGCTAACTATATATGTTTTCTTGGGGTCAGATATATTGCATATAACATGGATTTCATCAGCTTAGGGAGCTGAGGAATTTTGCGGGGCTGGGTAAAGACGGAAGAAAAAACAACTCACCAAGTTCTGAATAGGCAACATGAATGTAGAGATCAACTCTGTCGCTAGATAATGCCTTTGGGTCAATTAAGCTTCCAGTGTGGAAAAATAATGCAGTTGACATACAAGTATACAACCTGTCCCAGTATGAAATGCATAAGCTATAAAAAAACTGTTACGTGCGGCTTTAACTTGTGGAAAAATAATGCAGTTGACTAGAATTAATAAACTTTCATTACGTACGTGATAGACCAAACTCTTTCAGGCCAAACTCTTTCAACTCtctgtctttttttatttatttatttaattaatttttagttttattattattaaatgctTCATATCTCTGTTTTAAGCCTATTTGTCCAACTGTGTGACAAACACTGAATTTGGCATAAGAGAATCTCTTAATAATTGGATTAAAATCAAGGACCATCACTATGGGCTAAATGTCGTATGGATGATACACTAGTATGGAAATaggtttgaataattttttatcttagtttgctaaatttgttaaaagtatttttgggattgcttaaaattattcaattgatTATCTTTATCGTAATTCAAGTAAAGTGGATTGTAACCCAACAGGTTAGAGCTTGGATTATTATGAAGTCATAATTATGCGTGTGTGTATTAGTGTGTAGAATTAAACAACTTTCAAgcgctttttttttctttcaaattacataagaaaactaagaaataagaaggaaaaaaaaaaaagagaaaaattaatattaaacttataaataatCCATCAAATAGAAAGCATGGTAATATACATATACAAATTGTCAGTCTATTTTTAGTGTGGTTGTACGGAGTCAAATTGTGGTCACCCTGACAGTCCCTCGCTTACAATGATGCTCATGTGACTTAAATCCATGACTTGACTCAAATATCATTTGTCAAACCGTGTGCCACTCCACCTTAAAATATATTAGTAATGTGGAAGACACTCAAGCCTTTTATGGCATTCAACAATGTGTCCTATAGGCTTGTTTTTAGAGCAGTTGTAGAGAGTTAAACTGTGATTTCTTAACACAAATAGTTTCCAAATTTCACATTGTAAAACCGCAAAGACAAGAATTTTTCAATAAGTAAAATATATACTCATAatatataaacattaattttaatcttgttgagtatataaattcataatgaataacataataaaaaacTGAGTAGgttataattgaaaaaatacGTGCGTTCATTTGTTATTGGTTATTGGTAGGTGCcatattaatacaaaatttttggaaTTAACCTTAAACCCCTAATATAccaaaaattttgtgttttttattaatatcatttatttatgagtcctaaaattttgtgttaaagaGAGGTAAGTGTACCAAGAAGGGTATGGTTTAATGGTTTACTTCTTAGATTAGACAAATATGGTGGACTTCAAAGAAATAATAGAGGaagtagtttatttattttttattttttattttttcagttgAATAGAGAGGAATTAGTATTAACATCATATATAATGCGAGAGTATAATCATATTTCAGTtaaattatgtaaatatataaaattacctAAATTCTTTAGCTTCACCTctgattaccaaaaaaaaaatgttaaaaagatGCTACTAATACCTTGGCATGTATTTAGAACCTATGAACCGTTTTACCGGCTTAATCACTTTTAATCTAAAACTACCAATTAGTCCAATGTATGTGATTAACCAAGTTCCATATAGCAATCATGAACAATTAATagctaaagaaaataaataagaaatatagaaatgcagaaataaaaacaaaccaaagCTAAAAATAAGAAAGTATTTAGGAAGAGGAAAACCTAAGCCTTCGGGTGAAAAAAAACCTCTCCCCCACCACATCATTGGAAAATTTCAACAAGATGAATAGTTGCTGTCGACGCCCGGGCCGCGAGCGGACGGAAAAAACCTCCGCCAGGCCTTTGTTCGACCACCCGCAATGGCTATGCTCTCGCTCACGCGGGGCCCATTAGAGGCCCCTCTCGAATGTTGGGTCTTTGCGGGGTTCACGCAGAACTTCGAgtgctttctctctcttggtggAGGAGGGTGTGTGTGTACCTTTGGAGGCATGGCAGAcatcttggccaaattttaagggattacCAAAGATAAGTAAAGTCACCACCAATCATTGGATTTTTCTAAGGTGTAATTGGTcacctgtttctagttgattttattaccaatcctaggttaagaaaaatggcatttttcctaatctaatgtggatggcaaaaaatcttgattcttgagtctcgaagtttggttacgtgtggggaaggtgttagacacccctACAACGTCTGTCCAaggacagtcctttgttttgataaaaccttaatttttggagattggcagtaaaaaacatgattttgacATTAGCTTTCGGGGTTTTGCATGCATGGGGCCTTTGAGGTTTGGattttgaatgggtgtggtcccaatctatgcttCACTAAGACATTCGGGCAAAGTACTAGATTTCCACTGCAAAAATCTGGTgacatgtcaccttactttcaTGGTGAAAACTAGGCATTGCTTTGCCTTAAGTGGCATGGATTGTGACAATCACACTAGAAGGGGCgagcaggtatatatatacatacatcatgcacaatgcaagcacacaGAGTAGAAAAGTAACTGCCTACATTCTTAGAGCATGGCTCAAAATATAGGTGTAGGAAACTAAATAGGGGGcgccatactctagagatgagaACAAATGGTACATGACATGATATGCCTAAtacaacccatctaagagagaaaggaaggaagaaggaagggggtttaaaagagtacataaccaaatgggaGAGGCTAGACCCCTAAATCTACTGAACATAGCTGCTTGGCTTATATCCACATGCTTGCATCCTCGCCCTTTTTTGCTTACGCCTGGTAGACCATGCTCTAGCTCCATGCATCCTCGttccatgtgtgtacatgcaaagacAAAGGCAGGAACCAGCAGACAagcaatggaaggaaaaaagatGCAAAGAGCATGTGAAAGAGACATAAAGCAAATAAGCATGATAGACATGGAAAGCATAGCATATGGCAGGAGATATGACGAGCCACAAGATAAACAAACAAGCAAGAAGGCAAGAAGACAAAcaagcaagcaagcaaacaaatggTGGTGTCTGCGAGGGACatgtccataacttcattgtgttgaagcatGGATGAAACAGTggcaagcaagactcatgcatgaacatgtaagCAAGTGTATAAAGATGCATAGAAAACCAATTGGTGGCGCAAACAAGCATGGTAAGCATAGCATTGCATGGAGCGGAAAAGGGGAAAGGTATGCATCAAGCAATCAGCATCATGATGATGTGTCCCAAATGGTTAAATCCAAACAAAGCCTTATGGGCGTCGGATGTCACCGGACAACCACAAACCCGCTAAAGGCGTCAAGCGTGGCAAAACCTTGAACTAGAAAGACTAACATGGAAgaaaagcatagaagcaagcaaacatagacatacaaataaagataatccaaaccctttgatatggGCCAAGGTGTACGAATGATGACCAAGACCATAAAGGGGTTAAGATCTAAATCCTACCAAATGgacaaaacacaagaaagagagacaaaagagacaaaagggctacaatagcacatggcatgacaaacatAGCCTAGGTCTAAGCACACAAACATGGCGTGGACCGCACAAGCACATGGAAGATAGtataaagcatgtagagaacatAGATCCAAGTACAAAGACATGTGAAAACTTAGGTCAAGACATGTAGGCATAGAAACATACACATCAACATGTACAAACCTAGCACATAAATTTCGAAGAACATGAATCCAAGCATATAAGCATGTGAAGACAAGGATCTAACCATATAGCATGGAAATATACACATAAATACATAGATCCAAGCGAGGCATAGCCAACAACATCATACAAACATGTGAGCATGTAACCTTAACATCAACATAAAACAGAAAGAGGAACAAAGCATAggaaaacatggcataaagcGTAAAGCACGTAGGAAAGACAAATAGACATGTAAACAAGCATAGAA
The sequence above is drawn from the Castanea sativa cultivar Marrone di Chiusa Pesio chromosome 5, ASM4071231v1 genome and encodes:
- the LOC142636931 gene encoding G-type lectin S-receptor-like serine/threonine-protein kinase At1g11330 isoform X2, which produces MTISFCVNRLWKRILAKQKARRLKGNEESHTPFPSDNLNQVQELPLFNFEMLVRATNDFHLSSKLGQGGFGPVYKGKLSDGQEIAVKRLSRTSAQGLEEFMNEVVVISKLQHRNLVRLLGCCVEGEERMLLYEYMPNKSLDAFLFDPHKERLLDWKKRFNIIEGIGRGLLYLHRDSRLRIIHRDLKASNILLDKELNPKISDFGMARIFGSDEDQANTNRVVGTYGYMSPEYAMEGRFSEKSDVFSFGVLLLEIVSGRRNTSFYNDEQSQSLLGLA
- the LOC142636931 gene encoding G-type lectin S-receptor-like serine/threonine-protein kinase At1g11330 isoform X1; protein product: MSTALFFHTGSLIDPKALSSDRVDLYIHVAYSELDTKREVKKIVRITVIIGMTISFCVNRLWKRILAKQKARRLKGNEESHTPFPSDNLNQVQELPLFNFEMLVRATNDFHLSSKLGQGGFGPVYKGKLSDGQEIAVKRLSRTSAQGLEEFMNEVVVISKLQHRNLVRLLGCCVEGEERMLLYEYMPNKSLDAFLFDPHKERLLDWKKRFNIIEGIGRGLLYLHRDSRLRIIHRDLKASNILLDKELNPKISDFGMARIFGSDEDQANTNRVVGTYGYMSPEYAMEGRFSEKSDVFSFGVLLLEIVSGRRNTSFYNDEQSQSLLGLA